CGGTTCGGAGGAAGCGGCAACACCGGCAATCTGGTCGGACTTGTTTTCGCGCTCCGCCAGTTCCTGCGCCTGCCGGTCAGAAGCACGATCCGACAATGTATAGACGGTCGCGCCGCGGATGCCCTTCTGCTTCAGCGTATCGGCATGCAGGGATATGAAGAGATTGGCATTGTTCTGCCGGGCGATCGTCACCCGTTCGGACAGAGCGAGAAAGGTATCGGAATCGCGCGTGAGAAAGGCCTTGATGCCCGGTTCCCGGTTCAAACGATCGGCAAGCTCCTTGGCAAAGGTCAAGGTAATGACCTTTTCCTCCGTGCCCGTGGTGCCACCGGTGGCGCCGGCATCGATGCCGCCGTGGCCCGCATCGACGGCGATGATGAATTCTGCGGGACGCGAGGTTTTGTCGTCGGCTGTAATCGCCGATGTCGTCACCGGCGCAGGCGCGCGCCATTGCTGGTCTTTCACCAGTTCCGCAAACTTGCCCCTGGTGGTGATTTCCGCGTCCAGCACAAACCGGAACGACTGCCCGTCATCTGCCTTCTTCGTTTCTGCGACCGCCACCTGAACCGGCTTTTTTGCCGTCAGAACGATGCGGGCGCTGTTTTCGCCCATGGTGCCAAAGCGGATATCGGAAAAAAGGCCCGTTGGCTTGAGATCGGAGACGGGGAATTTAAAATTGACCGCCGGAAAGTCGACTACGATTCGTGCCGGCGAATCGAGGTAATGAACGTCGAACTCCGGCTCTTCCGCAAAATCGAGAACGATACGCGTGCGAGCCTCGTCGCCGATGATGCGCGCCTGATGGGCGACGAGCGGCTCGACCGCATGCGCTGCCGGGATAAGGGAAAAAGAGGCGGCGACCCCAAGCGCCAGGACAGCCGCAGCCCGCGCGATTCGCACGCCAAGCCACCCTGCCCCGCCTGATATCGCTGCGCTGCGCGTAAAATTCATGGCCCTCGAGAAATTCCGTATTTCAGTCATTTTGGATAAACAGCGATGAAAAACGCCGCGAACGGAGCCGTTTCAACCACGCCGTACGATAGTTTGCACGTTTGCGCCCCACAATCGCAGGCGTTGGTGAACCAATTGTTAACCCGGAAATTCCACCAACAATATGGCATATTTAGCCAGCCTATTGCTATTATGACAGAGAAAACATACAACGCATGTGAGGGTTAAAAGTGTTGACGGGATAGATGCCCGCCGGCTGCCAATCGAAAAAGACGCTGGCGCTGCACATCGGGCAATCATCTGCCGTCGTTACATTTATCCTGAAACTCGATCAATTCCGGCCGTGGCCGGAGACCTACCCGGTGGCAATGCCACCGCCGCTCTGAGGAGAGCAAATTCATCGGACCCCAAGGGGTCTATATATTATTGTCGTTCCGCCTGGCCAATGATGTCGCAGCAGTTTTCACATGAACCGGATACCAGGAGCAGGCCAAGCGCCTCGCCGTCGGTCCGGATGCTGCCAGTTTACAGAGGCCCGGGTGGAGACTTCATTTCCGGCACATCCTTGCACTCATATGAAAGGCTCGTCCGTGTGGCGGGCCTGTTCTCGTATAAAACAAGGCTGCGCCGAGGAGCACAGCTTACATGGCAGACAAAATGCTTATCGACGCCTCCCACGAAGAGGAGACACGCGTAGTCGTTGTCCGTGGGAACCGGATCGAAGAATTCGATTTTGAATCGGAGCACAAAAAACAAATCCGCGGCAATATCTATCTTGCCAAGGTCACCCGCGTTGAGCCCTCGCTTCAGGCGGCTTTCGTGGACTACGGTGGAAATCGCCACGGCTTTCTCGCTTTTGCGGAAATCCACCCGGATTATTACCAGATCCCGCTCGCTGACCGACAGGCACTGCTGAAAGCAGAAGCCGAGGATCATCGCCGTAGCGACGACTTCGAATCCGCCGACGCTCCCGAGCCAGCCGCCCCCATGATCGACCTTTCGCAGGTGGACCAGCCTGACGTCGGCATCGTTTCGGCGCCCGAAGTGGTCGAAACCGTGGCAGCCGAAGAAGCAGCCCCCGTTGCGGAAACGGTTTCTGAAGAAGCAGCCGTCGAGGTTGTGGCCGAAGAAGCGCCCGCCGAGGAAGAAAAGCCGAAGAAGCGCGTCCGCCGCCCCCGCGCCAAGAAGAAGACCGCCGAAGAAGAGGCCGCAGCGGTTGACGCGTCTGAAGCGTCACCCGAAGACGACGGCAGCACCGGCGGCGACATGGCCGCCATGGTTGATGCCGATACGATTTCCGAGGAAGTCGAAGGCCTTCGCCGCGGCAATGACGATGATGACGACGATGATGACGATCATCACGAAAAGGAAGTCATTGAATCCGTCGGCGCCGAAGACGCCATGGAAGAGGTTCCGGACCGGGTTGCCCGTAAGCCGCGCAAACAATATCGCATCCAGGAAGTCATCAAGCGCCGCCAGATCCTTCTGGTGCAGGTCGCCAAGGAAGAACGCGGCAACAAGGGTGCCGCACTCACCACCTATCTGTCGCTGGCTGGCCGATACTCCGTGCTGATGCCGAATACGGCGCGGGGCGGCGGTATTTCCCGCAAGATCACCCAGCCGACAGACCGCAAGCGCCTCAAGGAAATCGCGCGCGACCTGGAAGTGCCGCAGGGCATGGGCGTCATTCTGCGCACCGCCGGTGCCAACCGCACCCGTGTCGAAATCAAGCGCGACTTCGAATATCTGATGCGTCTGTGGGAAAACGTCCGCACGCTGACGCTGAATTCCACCGCTCCCTGCCTCGTTTATGAGGAAGGCTCGCTGATAAAGCGTTCGATCCGCGACCTTTACAACAAGGATATCAGCGAGATCATCGTTTCCGGCGAAGAAGGCTACCGTGAAGCAAAAGACTTCATGAAGATGCTGATGCCGAGCCATGCCAAGGTGGTTCAGCCTTATCGCGACATTCACCCGATCTTCTCGCGCTCCGGCATCGAAGCGCAGCTCGACCGCATGCTGCAGCCCCAGGTCACGCTGAAGTCCGGTGGTTACCTCATCATCAACCAGACGGAAGCGCTGGTTTCGATCGACGTCAACTCGGGCCGTTCGACACGCGAGCATTCCATCGAGGAAACCGCGCTGACGACCAACCTCGAAGCCGCGGAAGAAGTGGCGCGCCAGCTGCGTCTGCGCGACCTTGCTGGTCTTGTCGTCATCGACTTCATCGACATGGAAGAAAAGCGCAACAATCGCGCTGTCGAGAAGAAGCTCAAGGATTGCCTGAAGAACGACCGCGCCCGTATTCAGGTCGGCCGCATCTCGCATTTCGGCCTTCTGGAAATGTCTCGCCAGCGCATCCGCGCTTCGGTGCTGGAATCGACCACGCAGGTCTGCCAGCATTGCGGCGGCACGGGCCACGTTCGCTCGGAATCCTCCATCGCCCTGCATGTGCTGCGCGGCGTCGAGGAATATCTGCTGCGCAA
This genomic interval from Agrobacterium tumefaciens contains the following:
- a CDS encoding N-acetylmuramoyl-L-alanine amidase, encoding MNFTRSAAISGGAGWLGVRIARAAAVLALGVAASFSLIPAAHAVEPLVAHQARIIGDEARTRIVLDFAEEPEFDVHYLDSPARIVVDFPAVNFKFPVSDLKPTGLFSDIRFGTMGENSARIVLTAKKPVQVAVAETKKADDGQSFRFVLDAEITTRGKFAELVKDQQWRAPAPVTTSAITADDKTSRPAEFIIAVDAGHGGIDAGATGGTTGTEEKVITLTFAKELADRLNREPGIKAFLTRDSDTFLALSERVTIARQNNANLFISLHADTLKQKGIRGATVYTLSDRASDRQAQELAERENKSDQIAGVAASSEPPEVADILLDFTRRETQAFSVTLAENIVSSFEGQVGLINNPHRYAGFMVLRAHDVPSVLLELGFLSNPEDEKLLLDDAWRKKVADTLATAVGRYRAKAMANGG
- a CDS encoding Rne/Rng family ribonuclease — translated: MADKMLIDASHEEETRVVVVRGNRIEEFDFESEHKKQIRGNIYLAKVTRVEPSLQAAFVDYGGNRHGFLAFAEIHPDYYQIPLADRQALLKAEAEDHRRSDDFESADAPEPAAPMIDLSQVDQPDVGIVSAPEVVETVAAEEAAPVAETVSEEAAVEVVAEEAPAEEEKPKKRVRRPRAKKKTAEEEAAAVDASEASPEDDGSTGGDMAAMVDADTISEEVEGLRRGNDDDDDDDDDHHEKEVIESVGAEDAMEEVPDRVARKPRKQYRIQEVIKRRQILLVQVAKEERGNKGAALTTYLSLAGRYSVLMPNTARGGGISRKITQPTDRKRLKEIARDLEVPQGMGVILRTAGANRTRVEIKRDFEYLMRLWENVRTLTLNSTAPCLVYEEGSLIKRSIRDLYNKDISEIIVSGEEGYREAKDFMKMLMPSHAKVVQPYRDIHPIFSRSGIEAQLDRMLQPQVTLKSGGYLIINQTEALVSIDVNSGRSTREHSIEETALTTNLEAAEEVARQLRLRDLAGLVVIDFIDMEEKRNNRAVEKKLKDCLKNDRARIQVGRISHFGLLEMSRQRIRASVLESTTQVCQHCGGTGHVRSESSIALHVLRGVEEYLLRNTTHNITVRCTPETALYLLNHKRGTIVDYEGRFGVSIIIAADSGVGAQHFAIDRGDAVENPVKIESLIQMLPNFVEEEDDFVAEVEEDEDEEEIVKAESAQPRQQPQGDNGEEGKRKRKRRRRRRGKGGQGDQNGTVDAQSGDADGDDAEGDDDGIEADDTGADVENGTAEAAGSDEDGKRKRRRRGKRGGRRNRAEDEALDGIDSADDEAEGEEVATAAAVAEEPAAAEVVEGTVADVAVVADETAPKKPRRTRKAKAKTETEEAPQAEAVETVKPVVVETTVVDVAVEEAGEASADVAPEAEAPVSEEKVRANRGNNVSSSEPVVTSSAPEGDEPKPRKGGWWQRKGFF